The Klebsiella africana sequence GAGAAAATGATGGATAAGTCACTGCGGTTGACGTTGAAAAAGCTTCATCAACTGACTCGTCCATCGCATGTGGTCAATGTGTGCTTTATCGTGGTGCTGTTTTGCTCCACACTGCTGATTTGGCGCGAAATCAACGTCCTGGAAGAGGCCTACGTGGCCAACCAGCGTAACAATCTGGCGAACGTCGCTCATGAAATGGACGGACTGCTGCAGTTCAACATCGACAGAATGATGTTTTTTCGGCATGGGATGCAGGCTGCTCTCGAACAGCCGCTCGATATCGACGTCTTGCGTAAGGCCAGCCAGCGCTATCTGAGTCAGCGCCGTCTGGAAGCCTGGCGGGTGGCACTGCCAAATCGCCGAACGCTGCCGGTATTTGGCGTCTCGGGCAGTGTCGTCAGCAACAATCCAATGCTGTTAGCAGACGATCCTCTGGCGGCGGATGAGCTGATGGCCACTCTTGAGCTGGGCTATCTGTTGAATCTGACGCAGCATGACCGCGATTTCGCTGAGCGGATGCAGTATATCTCCCGCAGCGGTTTTTTCACCTCGACCCTGCCGCTGCGGGACGAGTCGCAGGTGATGGCCCACTATTCGCAAGCCGTCAACGCCCTCTGGTTTACCCGACAGACCCAGCGGAATAATCCCGGGCGAGGCGTCATCTGGCAAACTTTTCCTGATGATGACCCACAACTGGAAGAGCAGGTGGTCACCGCTTCGATACCACTGGATTTTGCCGGTTACTGGCGCGGCGTGCTGGCAATGGATTTCTCGGTCAATGAGATAAAAGCGTTTTTGGTCAGTGCCATGCAGGGAGGACAAGAAGGGGAGTATCAGCTCTATGATAGCCATTTGAACCTGCTGGCTTCTTCCGCGCCGGGAAATGTTCTCACGTTGCTCTCACCGCGGGAACAGGAGCTACTCAGCCGTGCGTTTGCCCATGATAACCAGGGGGGGCTGCGTCTGCTGACGCGCTATATCAGTTGGACCAAACTACGGAATTTTGACGGCGTACTGCTGAGGGTTCATACCTTGCGGGAAGGCGTGCGCGGAAATTTTGGCACCATCACCATCGCTTTGACCCTGATGTGGATCCTGTTCACGCTGATGCTGTTGCTCTCCTGGCTAGTGCTCCGCCGCATGGTCCGTAATATGAGCGTCCTGCAGACCTCTCTGGAATGGCAGGCCTGGCACGATGCGTTAACTCGTCTGCTCAATCGCGGGGCGCTGTTTGAGCAAGCGATAACGGTAGCCAGGGCCTGCCAGCGCAGCGGACGGCCGCTGGCGGTGATCCAGCTCGACCTGGATCACTTCAAGGGCATTAACGATCGCTATGGTCATCAGGCGGGCGACAGGGTGCTGTCTACGGTGGCCAGCACGCTTGCCAGCACGGTCCGGGAGGGTGATCTGCTGGGCCGGGTTGGTGGGGAAGAGTTTTGCATCGTGATGCCGAATACCACGCTGCGGGAAGCGGCGGCGGTGGCGGAGCGCTTACGCCTGCGTGTTCAGGGCCGGGAAGTCTTTTTGCATAATAACGTGACGCTGCGGGTCAGCGCTTCGTTCGGAGTGAGCGCCAGCGAAGAGCAGGGAGAGTATCAATTTGAAGCATTGCAGTCGGTTGCCGATCGTCGACTCTATCAGGCCAAGCAAAATGGGCGCAATCAGGTCTGTTTTAGTGGCGAAGCGTGAGTAAAACGTTTCGATCCTGGTGGCAAAAGTGAGAATTATCTTAAAGTGAGTGCTGGCGAAACCACTATCGAATGAAACCGGTTTGCGACGAACCCTTTCGGCATCAGCCTTGCAGGCGTGCCTATGGCAAAGCGCCTACATTCTCAATAATTTGCGTCATGAATATCGCTTGTCATGCAAAATAATTGAGGATAATGTTTCAACGCATCGGATTTCTCGGTGTAACGAATTTTCAAGTGCTTCTTGCATTAGCAAGTTTGATCCCGACTCCTGCGAGTCGGGATTTTTTTCAACCGCGTTTAACGGTTGGCTTCACTGGCGCTGAAATCGTGAATATCGAGCTCGAACGCCTCCGCCAGCTCGCGCCAGGTATGAGCGCCCCGGCCATCGATGCTGGCACGATGCGGGTCATCCAGAGTGCGATGGACCTCACTTTCGCTGATTTCATTTATCGCTGCCAGCAGGGCATCCACATTGACCTCATCGTCATCCACGACCTGGCCTGCCAATCGAGTCTTCATCATTACCCCCTCGCTGAGCGTTGCTCACGCCACTTAAAGTATAGCCGGTCTAAAAAAACGGCAGTCATTGGCCACAACGCTGCGAGTTGTGCGGTTTTGTTCTACACTGGCTGAAAAATAGAGGAGATGAATTATGCAGGTGAACGATCGTGTGACAGTGAAGACCGACGGTGGTCCACGTCGGTCGGGCGTAGTACTGGCAATTGAGTCGTTTAGTGAAGGAACGATGTATCTGGTTTCGCTGGAAGACTATCCGCTCGGGATTTGGTTTTTCAATGAAATAGGGCACCCGGATGGGATCTTCGTAGAAAAAGAAGCCTCGTAAAACCGGACTGGCGGCATCACCGCCAGTTTGTTTCAGCGCATATTCACCTGAATACCTGAAGTAATGTTCTCGGTGAGCCGAACGATATGGTAAATAACTTGTTTATTATGCGTCTGGATTTTCTTTTTAATATTGCCTTTATGTGATGATACCGTCTTTGCCTTGATGTTCATTTGCGTTGAAATATGCGTTGTCCCATGTCCGGCCATCCACATTTGCAGCATATTTGATTCTGTCTTGCTCAATGACAAGGTGGGTAAATTTAACTGCCCCAGGCTACTGTTTTTGCATTTGAGATAATTAACCAGAATGACATCAAGGTCTTTTGGCGTTATCGATTTTGAACTGATCAGCAGGTTCTTACGTACCCGTAGATAGCGGTCAAAATGGATGTTCGCCAGCGACATAAAGATAACAAACAGCGTGGTCGGATTTTGCACGATGATCTGACGGATAATCGTATTACTTTCATCGTCATGCACAAAACAGTCTTCATTAAGAAATATCACTGCCGGACGACGCGCCGCGCACTGGTTAAGCAGTTCTGTAGCGGCATGGACCTCAACGATATCTTGCTTTTTTATACCCCGGCTAGTCAGGTATCCCGTTAATCCTAACCGGGTATAGCTGCACAAATCCATAATCATCGTTGACATGACCCATCCTCAATCAACACGTAACGATATTCACTTCCCAGTGGTGACGGGAAGCAGTCCTTGTGGGCGGCAATAATAGTAGGTTTTAGAAAGAACCCATTAGTTCCTTTAGACTATTCCGCATCCATGCATATAATTTGCCAGGAAAACTCTTAAAGTAAAGTCGAGAACAGGTAGTGTGAGCGAATTAAAAACAAAAAGTGCCCATAGATGCTATGGTTACGCCCTTGTTAATATTTTATTTTCAGAATTTCCTTATTTCAAATGAAAGGCATCATGCTAGTGCAGACTGTGTTCAGGGTTTCACTAACGTCGGGGCTGGAAGGCTTAACGCTTTAATGCCACAATACTTTTTTATCGGCTTGTGGGATGAATGATGAAACAGTTAGTTTTTGCGGGCATGGTCGTGGCGCTGGCCGGATGTGTGCAGGTTGATCATTACGACGACGTCGTTAAAGCACCAGCGCCGGCCGGTCTCGAGGGCTACTGGCAATCGAAAGGGCCGCAGAGCGAAATGATGAGTCCGGACGCGATTGCCAGCCTGATTGTCACCAAAGAAGGGGATACTTTCGACTGCCGCCAGTGGCAGCGTGTGATCGCGCAACCGGGTAAACTGATGAACCGCGATAGTCAGATCTACAACGTGACGGCTTCCCTGGATATTTATCCGATCGAGCGCGAAGGCAACACGCTGTCCTATGATCGTATGACGCTGACCCGTGTTGAGCGCCTCACTCCCGAGTGTGAAAAGGCATGGGCGAAAGCGCGTGCGACAGCGCCCATCAGCGCACCAGCCTCGGTGCGCTGAGGCTCCGGCGGGCCGCTCTGGCCCGCCCGACACTTCTCTCATCACAGCACAGCTTCCATTACCCACACGCTGACACTCCCCCCGTTACAGGTAAAGGTCGCGCAGCCATCGTCGTCGGTTTCTACAATCTCTTCCCGGTTACCGAGAAAATCCCGCCAGCGTTTGTTGCCGTAATTTTCGCCCAGCGTCAGGGTCTTTTCCCCCTCATCACCATTAGACATGACCACCACGCAACCAGGATCCTCGTCGGTGCCGCTGCGGCTGAAGGCAATACAGTTAGGGTGATCGAACCAGAGCGTTTGCACGCCATGCGCAAAGCGCTGACGGGCGTCGATCAGTTCGTGCAGTTGCTCAATAACGGGCATCTCTATAGCGTAGGTTTGCCCGTCGCCACCGGTATCTTCATAGGACGCGCCGAAGAGATCGGCATAGAAGACCGAGGGCACCCCATTTTCACGTAATAAGATCAGGGCATAGGCCAGCGGTTTAAACCACGGTTCAACCGGCGCCTCGAGGGCCTGCAGCGGTTGTGTGTCATGATTGGTGACCAGGGTGACGGCATGGAACGGATCGGCTTCCACCAACGTTCCGCTGAAAATCTGGCTCATGTCATAATCACGCCCCTGGCGCGAGGCTTCATGAAATTTCATCTGCAGCGGGGCATCAAACAGCATCGTCTTGCCCTCGACCAGGTCGATATACTGCTGCAGCTTCTCCACTTCATGGGACCAGTATTCCGCCACAATAAACAACGGCTGCGGCGCCACCTCCTGAACGTGTTCGATCCACGCTTTGTAAAACCAGGCGGGAATATGCTTCACGGCATCAAGACGAAAACCATCGCAACCGGTCTGCTCCATCACCCAGCGCGCCCAGTATTTGATCTCCTCGGTGACGGCATGATTGCGAAAATCGATATTGGCACCCATCAGGTAGTCAAAGTTACCCAGCTCATCATCGACCTGTTCATTCCATCCCTCGCCGGTGTAATCGTTGACGATTTTAAACACGCCGTCTTCCGTCGGGTTTTCGATGTGGTCAATGCCGCTAAAACATTTGTAGTCCCAGACAAACTGGGAATACTGACCGGCCCGTACCGGAAAGGTGTAACGAGTCCATGCTTCGCACTCAATGATCTCTTCATCAATCTGGGTGCGGTCCTGCTCATCGACGCGCTGGACCCGTAGCGCTTCTTTTTCATCGGCGCCCATTTTATGATTCACCACCACATCCAGCAGCACGGCAATGTCGTGCTCCTTCAGAGCGTTTATGGCCGCCAGCAACTGCGCTTTATCGCCATACTTGGTGGCGACAGACCCTTTTTGATCAAACTCGCCGAGATCAAAGAGATCGTAGGTGTCATAGCCGACGGAATAACCGCCTGAGGCACCTTTGTAAGCGGGGGGCAACCAAACCATATTGATGCCAATTTCATTGAGACTGGGGGCCAGCGCTTCGACCTCAGGCCACAGCTCGCCGCCGGTGGGGTAGTACCAGTGAAAACATTGCAATAAGGTGGGGTTTTTCATCTTCCATGCTCCAGACGTCAACAGGCTGACCTTTGCAGTATGGGAGATATCCAGCAAAACGGGTGAAGAAAGGCCTGATTTTCGCTATACCCTAAACGGGATCATATATAATAAATTGGCATAAGATGTAGCGTAACGATGTTGGTGTCAGGGTGTTAAGCGCCTTACACTACAGGAAAATCTTAATCTTCGGGGTATCTATGAAATTAGCACTTCTGGGTCGTCAGGCACTGATGGGCGCGATGGCCGTTGTTTTGATGGCTGGCGTCAGCGTGAAAACTTTTGCGGCGGAAAACCTGCTTAATCAGATTAAAGAGCGCGGCACCCTGCGCGTGGGCCTCGAAGGCACCTATCCTCCTTTTAGTTTCCAGGGAGATGACGGCAAGCTGACCGGATTTGAAGTGGAGTTTGCTAATGAGCTGGCTAAACACCTTGGCGTAAAAGCCGATCTCAAGCCGACCAAATGGGACGGTATGCTGGCATCGCTGGACTCCAAACGCATTGACGTGGTGATTAACCAGGTCACTATCTCCGATGAGCGTAAGAAAAAATACGATTTCTCCACCCCGTATACTATCTCCGGTGTGCAGGCGCTGGTGAAAAAGGGTAACGAAGGCGCGATTAAAACCGCGGCGGATCTGAAAGGCAAGAAAGTCGGCGTTGGGCTGGGCACTAACTATGAAGAGTGGCTGCGTCAGAACGTGCAGGGCGTTGATGTTCGCACCTATGATGACGACCCGACGAAATATCAGGATCTGCGCGTGGGCCGTATCGACGCCATTCTGGTCGACCGCCTGGCCGCGCTGGATCTGGTGAAGAAAACCAACAATACTCTGGCGGTAACCGGTGAAGCCTTCTCCCGTCAGGAGGCAGGCGTGGCGCTGCGCAAAGGCAACGACGATCTGCTGAAAGCGGTAGATGGCGCGATAGCCGATATGCAGAAAGATGGCAGCCTGAAGGCGCTGTCCGAGAAATGGTTTGGCGCTGACGTGACGAAATAATCGACGGCGGTGAAAAAAGGCGCTCCTGGAAGCGCCTTTTTTTATTTAGCGCATAACTGTGTGCATAATGAAGCATAACTGAGTCAGGAGGGGCCATGTCACTGCAAAATTTAACCCGTTTTCCGCGTCTGGAACTGATCGGCGCGCCAACGCCGCTGGAGTATCTGCCGCGTCTGTCCGATCACCTTGGACGTGAAATTTTTATTAAACGTGATGATACGACACCGCTGGCGATGGGGGGCAACAAACTGCGCAAGCTGGAGTTTCTTGCCGCCGATGCGCTGCGCGAGGGGGCGGATACCTTAATCACCGCCGGCGCGATCCAGTCTAACCATGTGCGCCAGACAGCGGCGGTCGCCGCCAAACTGGGGCTGCACTGCGTGGCGCTGCTGGAAAACCCCATCGGCACGCGGGCGGAGAACTATCTGAGCAATGGCAACCGCCTGCTGCTGGATCTGTTTAACACCCAGGTTGAGATGTGCGATGCCCTGACCGATCCTACCGCCCAACTCGACGAGCTGGCGACCCGCATCGAAGCGCAGGGATATCGTCCGTATGTTATTCCGGTTGGCGGTTCGAATGCCCTCGGGGCGTTAGGCTATGTGGAAAGCGCGCTGGAAATCGCTCAACAGTGCGAAGACGCCGTGGAGATCTCATCAGTCGTGGTCGCCTCCGGCAGCGCCGGTACCCATGCCGGACTGGCGGTCGGCCTTGAACAGCTGATGCCGCAGGCGGAACTGATTGGGGTGACGGTATCGCGCTCGGTCGCTGACCAATTGCCGAAAGTGGTGGCGCTGCAGCAGGCCGTGGCTAACAGTCTCGAACTACAGGCGAAAGCTGAAATTATACTGTGGGATGATTACTTTGCCCCGGGTTACGGTACGCCAAACGACGATGGGATGGCTGCTGTGAAGTTGCTGGCGCAGCTGGAAGGGATTTTGCTCGATCCGGTCTATACCGGCAAAGCGATGGCCGGGCTTATCGATGGCATTACGCAGAAACGCTTTAAGGATGAAGGGCCGATTTTGTTCGTCCATACCGGCGGAGCGCCGGCGCTGTTTGCCTATCATCCTCACCTCTAATACAGAAACCACAGCATGCAAGAAAGTATCCAACTGGTCATCGATTCCGCTCCTTTTCTGCTCAAAGGGGCCGTCTTTACGCTGCAGCTGAGCATTGGCGGGATGTTTTTCGGCCTGGTGCTGGGCTTTATTCTGGCGCTGATGCGCATGTCGCCCCTCTGGCCGGTAAAATGGCTGGCGCGCATGTATATCTCCATTTTTCGCGGTACGCCGCTCATCGCCCAGCTGTTTATGATCTACTACGGCTTGCCGCAGTTTGGCATTGAGCTTGATCCTATTCCGGCGGCAATGATTGGTCTGTCGCTGAATACCGCGGCCTATGCGGCGGAAACGCTGCGTGCGGCTATCGCCTCCATTGACAAAGGGCAATGGGAAGCGGCGGCCAGTATTGGCATGACGCCCTGGCAGACGATGCGTCGGGCTATTTTACCCCAGGCGGCGCGGGTCGCTTTGCCGCCGCTGTCCAACAGTTTTATCAGCCTGGTAAAAGATACCTCGCTGGCGGCGACGATCCAGGTGCCAGAGCTGTTCCGACAGGCGCAGCTTATCACCTCGCGAACCCTCGAGGTCTTCACCATGTATCTGGCGGCCTCACTCATCTACTGGGTGATGGCGACGGTACTCTCCTCGCTGCAGAACTATTTTGAAAACCAGCTAAACCGCCAGGAGCGTGATCCGAAATGAGTGCGATAGAAGTAACAAGCCTGGTGAAGAAATTCCATGGCCAGACGGTGCTCCACGGTATCAACCTGGAGGTGCAGAAAGGGGAAGTGGTGGCGATCATCGGCCCCAGCGGCTCGGGCAAAACCACTCTGCTGCGCAGCATCAACCTGCTGGAGCAACCGGAGAGCGGCACCATCCGCGTCGGCGATGTGACCATCGACGCCGGTCGCAGCCTGGGGTCGCAGAAAGGGCTCATTCGTCAGCTGCGCCAGCACGTTGGCTTTGTCTTCCAGAACTTTAATCTGTTTCCCCACCGTACAGTGCTGGAGAACATAATTGAGGGGCCGGTCATCGTAAAAGGTGAAGACAAGCAGGAATCGATTGTGCGGGCGCGCGAGCTGCTGGCGAAGGTGGGGCTCAGCGGAAAAGAGAACAGTTATCCGCGCCGGCTCTCCGGTGGGCAGCAGCAGCGGGTGGCTATTGCCCGCGCGCTGGCCATGCGTCCGGAGGTGATCCTGTTTGATGAACCGACTTCGGCCCTTGATCCTGAACTGGTAGGGGAGGTACTCAATACCATCCGCCAGCTGGCACAGGAGAAACGTACGATGGTTATCGTGACCCATGAGATGAGCTTCGCCCGCGATGTCGCCGATCGCGCCATTTTTATGGATCAGGGCCGCATTGTTGAACAAGGTGAGGCGAAAGCGCTGTTCGCCTCACCTCAGCAGCCGCGTACCCGTCAGTTCCTTGAAAAATTCCTGATGCAGTAAACCATGCGCTGGCGCGGCGGCTCTCGGTGGGGGTCGCCACGCCAGGCCCTTTATCGCCAACATGGCGGTGCGCGATTTCCCTCATGGCCGTATACACTGCTTCCCATCGACGCGCAGAGGGTGTAGAAAAAGGCGGAAGTGCACCTGAGTTTCTGCGCCGACAGAGGGAAAAAAGCCCGGCGTCGGGCTAATAAATGCGACAGCCACGATATTTTATACATATAAATAAGATTTATGTGTTAGTTTTCTGTATTTATAATAATGATTATCAATCAGGAGTTATTTGCACAGCTATGAGGGACAATGATTTTTTCAGCTGGCGGCGGGATATGCTGCATCAATTTCAGTCCATGGCCACCGGTGAGGAGGTTTATAATCTCCTGCAACGAGAAACTGAAGCGCTGGAATATGATTACTACACGCTATGTGTACGTCATCCGGTGCCGTTCACCCGACCCCGCGTCACGTTCCAGTCGACCTATCCTCGCGCATGGATGTCCCACTATCAGGCAGAGAATTATTTTGCGATAGATCCCGTGTTACGGCCGGAGAATTTTTTGCGCGGTCACCTGCCCTGGGAGGATGGACTTTTTCGCGATGCGCCGGCATTGTGGGATGGGGCACGCGACCATGGTCTGCAAAAAGGGGTGACACAGTGCCTGACGTTACCGAATCATGCTCAGGGCTTTCTCTCCGTGTCGGCGAATAACCGTTTGCCGGACTCTTATCCTGAAGATGAGCTGGAGATGCGTCTGCGAACGTTGACGGAGCTAAGCCTGCTGGCGCTCCTGCGTCTGGAAGACGAAATGGTGATGCCGCCGGAGATGAAGTTCAGCCGTCGTGAACTGGAAATTCTTAAATGGACCGCGGAAGGGAAAACCTCGGCGGAAGTGGCGATGATTCTCTCGATTTCGGAAAATACGGTGAATTTCCACCAGAAGAATATGCAACGGAAATTTAATGCGCCGAATAAAACGCAAATCGCCTGTTACGCCGTGGCGACGGGGTTAATCTGAAAGCGCCTGTCGTTCTGCGTGCCAGACGTAATACCGGCTGTCAGTCATACTTTCAGCCGGCACAGGATTACTGCCGGTAAGCTTGTTTAATTTGCTTAACAGTGCTGGAGAATACGGCGGCCTGAGCCTCATCTTCCATCTGCGCAATTTGCTTTTCCATTTTAATAATCACGCGACCCGCATCCGCCTGGCCCATCGCCTGCAGCATCAGCGTCATCATCGCTTTCAGGCAGGAGACTTCCTGCGCGAGTTCTTGATTATTTTCTGCAGTGGAAAAATCTGGTGTGCTCATCGATATCCTCGTTTGCTCGCTGCGCTATTGCGCATTACTCAATGTGAAGGCCGCGCAGTATACCACAAGCGAAAGAAAAAAAAGGAGTGCTTAATTTCTGTTCTCTCATCTGAGCTGTGAATGCTTTTATCCATAGGATAAGACGTAATAGGCGACAATCCGCCATTAATTTCTTCCATCTATTTAGCACGTTAATAATTGTTACATATTTTGCCTCGTATTTATCAGCTACGTAATCTGTTGTGTTTTCTGCGCTTTCTGTATAAGGATTGTTAAAAAATAAGACAGCGGCAACTCACTGTTCTCAATGACTTTCCACTGAGTGTGCACAGACATTGCCATAAATGAGAGCCAAATCGAGGCGAGGGCATTTTTTTGCCTTTTAAATTAGCAATAAAACCCGGTAATATGTGGGAGATAAAGTATCAATAGCGTTATCCCTCATTCTGGAGATTATTCCTTTGATCAACGTTCTTCTTGTTGATGACCACGAACTGGTGCGCGCAGGGATACGACGCATTCTGGAAGATATTAAAGGGATTAAAGTCGCTGGTGAAGCTTGCTGCGGCGAGGACGCCGTGAAGTGGTGCCGGGCTAATTCCGCTGATGTCGTCCTGATGGACATGAACATGCCGGGTATCGGCGGGCTGGAAGCCACGCGCAAAATTGCGCGTTCCGTGGCGGGTACCAAAGTGATCATGCTGACCGTGCATACCGAGAATCCCTTACCTGCAAAGGTCATGCAGGCAGGGGCGGCAGGCTATCTCAGTAAAGGTGCGGCGCCCCAGGAAGTGGTGAATGCGATTCGCTGCGTGGCGTCTGGACAACGTTACATCGCTTCCGATATTGCTCAGCAAATGGCGTTAAGTCAGATTGAACCGGAAAAAACGGAATCGCCGTTTGCCAGTTTGTCTGAACGCGAATTGCAGATTATGCTGATGATCACCAAAGGTCAGAAGGTGAATGAGATCTCAGAGCAACTGAATCTGAGTCCCAAAACGGTTAACAGTTATCGCTATCGGATGTTCAGCAAATTGAACATTCATGGCGATGTCGAGCTGACCCACCTGGCAATTCGCCATGGCCTGTGTAATGCGGAGTCGTTAGCAAGCCAGTGAGTGATGTTTTTGACGCAAAAGCTTTTCTGAAAACGGTGACCAGCCAGCCCGGTGTGTATCGAATGTATGATGCTGGCGGGACCGTCATCTATGTTGGCAAAGCCAAAGATTTGAAAAAGCGGCTTAGCAGCTATTTTCGCAGCAATCTCGCGTCGCGTAAAACCGAAGCCCTGGTGGCGCAGATTGCACAAATTGACGTGACCGTCACTCATACCGAGACGGAAGCGCTGCTGCTGGAGCATAACTATATCAAGCTGTATCAGCCACGTTACAATGTGCTGTTACGCGACGATAAATCCTACCCTTTCATCTTTCTCAGCGGTGATACTCATCCGCGCCTGGCGATGCATCGTGGCGCTAAGCACGCGAAAGGCGAGTATTTTGGTCCTTTCCCTAACGGCTATGCCGTGCGGGAAACCCTGGCGCTATTGCAGAAGATCTTCCCTATTCGTCAGTGTGAAAACAGCGTCTAC is a genomic window containing:
- the dgcQ gene encoding cellulose biosynthesis regulator diguanylate cyclase DgcQ, which codes for MDKSLRLTLKKLHQLTRPSHVVNVCFIVVLFCSTLLIWREINVLEEAYVANQRNNLANVAHEMDGLLQFNIDRMMFFRHGMQAALEQPLDIDVLRKASQRYLSQRRLEAWRVALPNRRTLPVFGVSGSVVSNNPMLLADDPLAADELMATLELGYLLNLTQHDRDFAERMQYISRSGFFTSTLPLRDESQVMAHYSQAVNALWFTRQTQRNNPGRGVIWQTFPDDDPQLEEQVVTASIPLDFAGYWRGVLAMDFSVNEIKAFLVSAMQGGQEGEYQLYDSHLNLLASSAPGNVLTLLSPREQELLSRAFAHDNQGGLRLLTRYISWTKLRNFDGVLLRVHTLREGVRGNFGTITIALTLMWILFTLMLLLSWLVLRRMVRNMSVLQTSLEWQAWHDALTRLLNRGALFEQAITVARACQRSGRPLAVIQLDLDHFKGINDRYGHQAGDRVLSTVASTLASTVREGDLLGRVGGEEFCIVMPNTTLREAAAVAERLRLRVQGREVFLHNNVTLRVSASFGVSASEEQGEYQFEALQSVADRRLYQAKQNGRNQVCFSGEA
- a CDS encoding DUF2525 domain-containing protein, which translates into the protein MKTRLAGQVVDDDEVNVDALLAAINEISESEVHRTLDDPHRASIDGRGAHTWRELAEAFELDIHDFSASEANR
- the dsrB gene encoding protein DsrB → MQVNDRVTVKTDGGPRRSGVVLAIESFSEGTMYLVSLEDYPLGIWFFNEIGHPDGIFVEKEAS
- the rcsA gene encoding transcriptional regulator RcsA; this translates as MSTMIMDLCSYTRLGLTGYLTSRGIKKQDIVEVHAATELLNQCAARRPAVIFLNEDCFVHDDESNTIIRQIIVQNPTTLFVIFMSLANIHFDRYLRVRKNLLISSKSITPKDLDVILVNYLKCKNSSLGQLNLPTLSLSKTESNMLQMWMAGHGTTHISTQMNIKAKTVSSHKGNIKKKIQTHNKQVIYHIVRLTENITSGIQVNMR
- the yedD gene encoding lipoprotein YedD is translated as MMKQLVFAGMVVALAGCVQVDHYDDVVKAPAPAGLEGYWQSKGPQSEMMSPDAIASLIVTKEGDTFDCRQWQRVIAQPGKLMNRDSQIYNVTASLDIYPIEREGNTLSYDRMTLTRVERLTPECEKAWAKARATAPISAPASVR
- the amyA gene encoding alpha-amylase, whose product is MKNPTLLQCFHWYYPTGGELWPEVEALAPSLNEIGINMVWLPPAYKGASGGYSVGYDTYDLFDLGEFDQKGSVATKYGDKAQLLAAINALKEHDIAVLLDVVVNHKMGADEKEALRVQRVDEQDRTQIDEEIIECEAWTRYTFPVRAGQYSQFVWDYKCFSGIDHIENPTEDGVFKIVNDYTGEGWNEQVDDELGNFDYLMGANIDFRNHAVTEEIKYWARWVMEQTGCDGFRLDAVKHIPAWFYKAWIEHVQEVAPQPLFIVAEYWSHEVEKLQQYIDLVEGKTMLFDAPLQMKFHEASRQGRDYDMSQIFSGTLVEADPFHAVTLVTNHDTQPLQALEAPVEPWFKPLAYALILLRENGVPSVFYADLFGASYEDTGGDGQTYAIEMPVIEQLHELIDARQRFAHGVQTLWFDHPNCIAFSRSGTDEDPGCVVVMSNGDEGEKTLTLGENYGNKRWRDFLGNREEIVETDDDGCATFTCNGGSVSVWVMEAVL
- the tcyJ gene encoding cystine ABC transporter substrate-binding protein, with the translated sequence MKLALLGRQALMGAMAVVLMAGVSVKTFAAENLLNQIKERGTLRVGLEGTYPPFSFQGDDGKLTGFEVEFANELAKHLGVKADLKPTKWDGMLASLDSKRIDVVINQVTISDERKKKYDFSTPYTISGVQALVKKGNEGAIKTAADLKGKKVGVGLGTNYEEWLRQNVQGVDVRTYDDDPTKYQDLRVGRIDAILVDRLAALDLVKKTNNTLAVTGEAFSRQEAGVALRKGNDDLLKAVDGAIADMQKDGSLKALSEKWFGADVTK
- the dcyD gene encoding D-cysteine desulfhydrase; this encodes MSLQNLTRFPRLELIGAPTPLEYLPRLSDHLGREIFIKRDDTTPLAMGGNKLRKLEFLAADALREGADTLITAGAIQSNHVRQTAAVAAKLGLHCVALLENPIGTRAENYLSNGNRLLLDLFNTQVEMCDALTDPTAQLDELATRIEAQGYRPYVIPVGGSNALGALGYVESALEIAQQCEDAVEISSVVVASGSAGTHAGLAVGLEQLMPQAELIGVTVSRSVADQLPKVVALQQAVANSLELQAKAEIILWDDYFAPGYGTPNDDGMAAVKLLAQLEGILLDPVYTGKAMAGLIDGITQKRFKDEGPILFVHTGGAPALFAYHPHL
- the tcyL gene encoding cystine ABC transporter permease, coding for MQESIQLVIDSAPFLLKGAVFTLQLSIGGMFFGLVLGFILALMRMSPLWPVKWLARMYISIFRGTPLIAQLFMIYYGLPQFGIELDPIPAAMIGLSLNTAAYAAETLRAAIASIDKGQWEAAASIGMTPWQTMRRAILPQAARVALPPLSNSFISLVKDTSLAATIQVPELFRQAQLITSRTLEVFTMYLAASLIYWVMATVLSSLQNYFENQLNRQERDPK
- the tcyN gene encoding L-cystine ABC transporter ATP-binding protein TcyN is translated as MSAIEVTSLVKKFHGQTVLHGINLEVQKGEVVAIIGPSGSGKTTLLRSINLLEQPESGTIRVGDVTIDAGRSLGSQKGLIRQLRQHVGFVFQNFNLFPHRTVLENIIEGPVIVKGEDKQESIVRARELLAKVGLSGKENSYPRRLSGGQQQRVAIARALAMRPEVILFDEPTSALDPELVGEVLNTIRQLAQEKRTMVIVTHEMSFARDVADRAIFMDQGRIVEQGEAKALFASPQQPRTRQFLEKFLMQ
- the sdiA gene encoding transcriptional regulator SdiA; amino-acid sequence: MRDNDFFSWRRDMLHQFQSMATGEEVYNLLQRETEALEYDYYTLCVRHPVPFTRPRVTFQSTYPRAWMSHYQAENYFAIDPVLRPENFLRGHLPWEDGLFRDAPALWDGARDHGLQKGVTQCLTLPNHAQGFLSVSANNRLPDSYPEDELEMRLRTLTELSLLALLRLEDEMVMPPEMKFSRRELEILKWTAEGKTSAEVAMILSISENTVNFHQKNMQRKFNAPNKTQIACYAVATGLI
- a CDS encoding DUF2594 family protein; this encodes MSTPDFSTAENNQELAQEVSCLKAMMTLMLQAMGQADAGRVIIKMEKQIAQMEDEAQAAVFSSTVKQIKQAYRQ
- the uvrY gene encoding UvrY/SirA/GacA family response regulator transcription factor; translated protein: MINVLLVDDHELVRAGIRRILEDIKGIKVAGEACCGEDAVKWCRANSADVVLMDMNMPGIGGLEATRKIARSVAGTKVIMLTVHTENPLPAKVMQAGAAGYLSKGAAPQEVVNAIRCVASGQRYIASDIAQQMALSQIEPEKTESPFASLSERELQIMLMITKGQKVNEISEQLNLSPKTVNSYRYRMFSKLNIHGDVELTHLAIRHGLCNAESLASQ